The window CAAATCTTCATTTAATACGTCTTTCAAAAAATATACAGGAAAAACACCAAGTGATTTTAGAAAACAGACTTTGTAAAATCGAATTATTATCAAAAAATGAGTTCGATTTTTTTTAGTCGGTCGCGTTCTGAGGCGTTTTAAAGCATCTTTGCAGAACATTTTTAAACAATCAATCAAATCCTGTCTCCGAAAAATTAATTACAATGAAGATCCGATTTTTCTTATTAGTACTAACTGTTTTATTGACAAATGCACTTTCTGCCCAAGAATTAAATAATCCCAAAGAAACAAAGAAACTACATCAAAATTCGACTGAACAAAAATTAGAAATCAACCAAATTGATTCCGTAATGACAAAATCTTACGAAAGAGGCTTGTTCAATGGAAATATTCTTATCGCAAAGAATAATAAAATTATCTATCAAAAATCATTTGGTTTTACTGACGAAACGAAACAAACTAAGTTAAACAGCAAGTCAATATTTAACATTGGTTCTATTGCAAAAGAGTTTAATGCTGTTTCAATAATGATTTTGGTAGAACGCGGTCTTCTTAATCTTGATGACCCTATTTCCAAATTTAATTTGGGATTACCGAAATGGTCAGAAAAAGTCACCATCCGACATTTGATAAATTATGCCAGCGGAATTCCTAAAATAGAGTCAGGGCTAGATCCGGTAAGTGATGCAGATGCGTGGCAAATTTTGAGAAGCAGTGATAGCTTATTGTTTGAACCTGGAACCAGTTACAAATACGATAATGGCAATGTATTTTTACAAAGAAGAATCATTGAAAAGGTGACCGGATTATCGTTTGAGGAATTTGTAACCAAAAATATAATTAGACCGTTGAAAATGACCAATTCGATATTTGACCCAAAATTTGGGTTTAAAAACAGAACGTCTTGTTATGATATGGACAATCTCCGATGCCCGGAAATGAATTTCATTAGCGGATGGCTTTGGGTAGATATCAACGACCTTTATAAATGGATTGAAGCGATGAATTCTAATCGTTTGATATCCAAAGAGTTCTTTCAAATTTTGTTGAATAATCCATACGCAAAAGAAGAAGGTGGCTCACTTGGTAGATATTACGAAAAAGAATCACTGCAGAGACACAACGGTATATCGTATAAATTTGAATCCATTTTTTTAAACGATTTTAAAAATAATATTACGATAATTTTATTGTCCAATAATCTAAACAGAGTTTGGGATTTAGGATATACTGTTCACAATTTAATGTTAGGAAAAGATTATGAGATTCTTAAAAAGTCTATTTATCAAGCGATAAGAAAGGAATCTCTCAATGACATCAGTAAGGCTATAGAGACTTACTATTTACTCAAAGAAAATTCTAAAAATGAATATAGCTTTGATAACCCAAGTGAACTTAATAAATTAGGATATGAACTATTAAGACTTGGGAAAATCAATGAATCTATAACAGTATTTAAATTAGCTACAAAAGAGTTTCCTAAAAATGCTAATCTATTTGATAGTTTAGGAGAAGTTTATTTTACAAACAAGCAATACAATTTGGCATTAACTAGCTATAAAACAGCAATAAGTCTTGGTGGGACTAATGGTAATGCAGAAAAAATGATAGAAAAAATAGGGAAGGAAATGGGTAAGTAAAACTTGGCCAAATGTAACAAACACTTTTCTGAGTTGTCTTATTAATTAGAAATCAAATATTAAAATGAAAAAACTAAACCTAATCGTCCTGCTATTTTTATCACTCAATATTTTTGCACAAAATGTAAATGAGAAAATAAAATTATTCGAAACCAATCTCAATCATTGGGATAAAACGAAAAAGAAGTTTACCTTAAAAGAAAGGATGGCATTTTATAATGCTAATGCGGTAAGCATTGCCGTAATCAAAGATTACAAAATAGAATGGGTAAAAGCTTACGGCTTTGCAGACGTTTCTGAAAAGAGAATGGCAACTCCTCAAACGCTTTTTCAAGCGGCTTCTATCAGTAAATCTATCAATAGTTTAGGAATTTTAAAACTGGTTCAGGAAGGTAAATTAAGTTTAGACGATGATATTAATAATTATCTGAAGACTTGGAAGTTTCCTTATGATGAGACTTCAAAAGGCAAAAAAATTACCATCGCCAATTTGTTATCTCACACAGCAGGATTGTCTGTACACGGTTTTGGAGGTTATGAAAAAGGAGCAAAATTACCCACTACAATAGAAATACTTGATGGACTGAAACCGTCAAATTCAAAAGCCGTTCGCTCTGTTTTTGAGCCAGGTTTTAAATTTGAATATTCTGGCGGCGGAACTACCATCAGTCAATTAATTCTTGAAAATACAACAGGAGAAAAGTATGAAAATTATATGCTGAAAAATGTCTTAATTCCGTTGGGAATGAGCACCAGTTCTTTCAGCCAACCTCCTGCAAAAGATAAGGAAAGCTTACTTGCAACAGCGTATATCAATGGGAAAGAAGTGAAAGGGAAATACCATATTTATCCTGAAAAAGCAGCTGCCGGTTTATGGACAAACCCAACAGATCTGGCTAATTATATCATCGAAACACAGTTGTCTTTATTAGGGAAATCAAATAAAATTTTGTCTAAAGAAATGTCCGAAAAAAGGTTAAATAATAATCTTGGAGTATTTTTGAATGATTTCAAAGGCACAAAATATTTCGGTCACAGCGGTGGAAATGAAGGTTTTGTTTGTTATTATGGCGGAAGTTTGGAGAAGGGAAATGGTATTGTCATAATGACCAACGGAAGTAACTTTAAGCTTGTGGAAGAAATTATTTCCAGTATTGCAAGCTTGAATGAATGGAAGAATTTTCCTTTGGAACCAATTAAAGAGTCAATTGCATTAACCATCAAAAAAGAATGCGAAAAAAATATTGATAAGGGGATTGCACTTTACAAAAAACTGAAGAAAACTCAACCCAATAATTATAATTTCTCTAATGAAGGCGAATTGAATTCTTTAGGTTATGAGTTTTTGCAAAATAATAAAATAGATTCTGCCATCAAGATTTTTACTTTAAATATTAATGAATTTCCAAAATCAGCAAATGTCTACGACAGCCGTGGTGAAGCCTATTTTAATAAGAAAGAATATCTATTATCTAAAACTGATTATCAAAAAGTATTAGATTTGGATCCTTCAAATCAAAATGCAAAAGAAATGCTTCTGAAAATTGAAGCAGTTTTGAAAAACAAATAAGATAAAAAGTCTATCGATTAGCAATAACATACTTTAGAAATTTCGGCAGAGTCTTTGGCTCTGCCGAAACTATTTTAAGATTTTATTTGATCAAAGCTTCAATTGCTTTTACAATGTCGGCAGGTTTTTCAGTTACTGCACCTAAATGGTCTGCGGTAAACTCAAAAAACTGTTTAGGTTCTGGAGCATTCTTATAAATTTCTTCACCTTGAGAAAAAGGAACAGTTTTATCATTTTTACTATAGATAAAAAGTTTCGGAAGACCTTCAGTTGCTTTAATATCTTCTTTTGCTGAATAAACCGATGCTAACATTTTTGCCAATGCATCTTTAAATTGAGGAGCAAAAACAGCAGCAATATCTGCGAATGAAGACATTCCACCATCAATGACCAACCCTGAAATTTTATTTTTATTGTTTTTTGCTAAATGAGTTGAAACCTGAGACCCAAGTGAAGCTCCATAAATTAAAACCTTGGTGTTTTTAATATCTTTTCGGCTTAGCATAGTATCAAAAAACTTTTGTCCGTCTGCGGCAACATTAATGTGAGTAGGGGTTCCTGTAGATTTTCCGTATCCTCTGAAATCGACCATTGCAACCTGAAATCCTGCTTCCACTAGTGGTTTAACCATAAAAAGGTAAGTTGAAACATTTCCCGCGGCTCCGTGGAAAAATAGAATCGTTGCTTTAGGTTTTGCTGTATTTGGCTTTAATAAAATAGCGGTAATGGTATCTTTCTCAACCGGAATTGAAATGTTCTCAAATTTTAAATCAATCTGTTTTAATTCTTTACTTGGCTGATAAAATTTATCATCAATCTGAGCCTGAAAAAGTTGAGTAATAATAATGAATAGAAATGTAATAGTAGCTTTAGCTTTCATAATGTTCTTTTTAATTATGAAGCAAATATAGTTGCTAGAAAGGCTTTTTGATAAATTAAATCACCGAACTGTTATTTTTTATTACTGAACTGTTGTTTTAAAACAAATGAATATTATATTTTTCTTTGTAGCTACAAATTTTACAATTCATCCAAAGGGTTCCAAAATAGATTTTTGAAATTTTTTACTCTAAAATTATCTATGGTGATTCCTTCAGCTTCCAGTTTTGGCTGGAATTCAGGAACGGATAAAATTCCCGAACTTGAAATCACCCGATGGGCAGGAACATCTTTCGGGCAACCACCCATCGCTTTTCCAACATGCCGTGAGTGATTGGGAAAACCAACTGCTTTTGCAATCGCACCATAACTTGTTACTTTTCCTTTGGGAACTAATTTGGTTATTTCCCAGACTTGTTGCTTAAAGATTTCGTTCATTTTTTGATTTAAATAAGAATCAAATGTAAGGAATTAATGATGCAGTTTATTAATATTGATGAACTTGGGAACAACTTTGGTAAGGTTTTCTTCACTCTTAATATTATCCTTGACAAGTTTTGTATATCAAAAAGTAGATTTTCTTTTTTTAATTTTAATGATGATTGTCTGAGTAACTGATTTTTCTAATTTCAAAACCGCACAATTTTTGAATAGTAAAGGTAAACTCCTAAAATATTCTGTTATGAAAAAGTCAATTTTTAGAATTTTGAATAAAATCAATAAAGCTGTTTTACCAAAATTGAGTGATAAAGACCCTTTGAAGTTGACAAAATTTCAAAAAGGAATTTTGGCGTATCGCTATTTTGTGCTAACGAATTCTTTGGATTGATTTTTTCCTCACGTCAATTATGCGGAATAAAATTTTCCCACAGATTACTCAGATTTCCACAGATTTTATGAAAAATAAGTAGAAGAAAGAAAATAGATAAAAGATAAAAGACTTAGCCTCAGTCTGTTTTGCTGAAAAAACATATGATTAATTTCTCACCAGCACTTAGCTTAATAAACGTTATGATAATCAATTGATTGATTCTTATAACCATACAATACTTTGCTTAATTTCTTAAAAAACTTAATTTTAAAAATTATTAAATATTTAGAAATCTTTAATGATTTATTTTTAATACATTGAATATCAATCCATCAACCATCAACCATCAACCATCAACTAAAAACTAATAACAACTTAGCTGATTTTAGCAATCAGCTTTCTACAGCCTTCGTACAATGGTTTTTCAATAAAAAGATAAATAACTATCGAGCAAATCCAAAGCAGAACGAAATTTTTATCAGGAAGATAAACGTAAGATTTAAGTTTCATATTAAAATAACTCAAATGAATCAGATAAAAAGCAAAAGATGCATTACCTAGCAAAATAAAAAACTTGGTCGAAAGAATTTTTGAAACCCAAGTTTTTTCAGTCATCAATCCCCAAAAGAAAATGATAATTCCTAAAGGTAAAAATAATTCGTGAATCAACCTTCCTTCCCATCTTTCAACGCCATGAACAAAGTTATTTCTGGCAAAAAATCTAATAGCAAAAATTAAAATTAATATAGAAACTCCACCCCAAAGGGTTGGTTTTTTGATCTTATTTAAAAACTGAATTCCTTTTTCTTTCTTCATTAAATAAGCGAGCAACATTCCGAAGAAAAACTCTAAACTTCGACCGAAAAATGTACTTCCAATCATAAATTGTAGAGGATATAAAAACCCTTTAGGATTGCCATTAAATTCTTTTAAACCAACTCCGATTCCCCAACCTAAAAGAAAAAGTCCAATTAAAAAAAGAATACAGTACTTCCAGCTTTTCTTTAATAATAGAAATAAAAACGGCGCTAAAATGTAAAAGAAAAACTCAACGGTCAACGACCAAGCCTGCACAATTCCTGAAACAGAATATCTCTCAAAAAGTGAATAAAACAATGAGTATTGCAGAAAATAAGTATCAACACCTTTAGAATAAGATGTATCGATAAAATAAAAACTCAGTAAAATCCAATATAACGGAAAGATTCTAGCGATCCGGAGAAGAATATATTTTAAATATGATTTTTTTGAGTCTAAAGGTTTCTCTTCATAACGGTAAGCCAATAAAAATCCGCTCAACACAAAAAATACGGTGACACCGATGTGCCATTCACTGATGAATCGCATGACCTCGAAAGGTAAATCATAACGCCAATATTTTCGGTTATGATACACAAAAACCATGATGGCGGCAATGGCGCGCATTCCGGTTAAAGCATCGAATTTATTTTTCTGAAGAGTTTCCAATTAGGATAAATGTATGATAATGTATTGGTTTTTTGAACACGAAGTTCACAGAGTTTTTATTATCTAAAACTGTTTTGTCTCACAAAGCCGCTTCGCTTATAAAAGTTGATAATACTTTTAACATCTTAATTAAACAACACTTTGTGGTCTTATAGAAGCACAGCATCTCTGTGAACCTTGAAAAATTTATTTTAAAAAAACGTTGTGAACTCTGTGTTCATCTAAAAAAACAAAAAGGCTTATTGCTAAGCCTTTTAAATATAATTAATTTTAATTGTAAAAATTAGTTTTCCAAAATGTAAGAGAACATCAAGGGTGCACAGATTGTTGCATCACTTTCAACGATATATTTCGGTGTTGTGATATCCAATTTCCCCCAAGTAATTTTCTCATTCGGAACAGCTCCGGAATAAGAACCGTAAGAAGTAGTTGAATCTGAAATCTGACAGAAATAAGACCAGAACGGAATGTCATGCATTTCCATATCCTGATACAACATTGGAACCACACAAATTGGGAAATCTCCTGCGATACCTCCACCAATCTGGAAGAAACCAACTCCTTTTCCTGCAGAGTTTTTAGTATACCAATCTGCCAAATACGTCATGTATTCGATACCAGATTTAGTCGTTGTAGCTGTTAATTCACCTTTAATACAGTAAGAAGCAAAAATGTTACCCATTGTAGAATCTTCCCATCCAGGAACTACGATTGGCAAGTTTTTTTCAGCTGCAGCAATCATCCAAGAATTTTCTCTTGGAATTTCGTAATACTGCTCCAAAACTCCAGAAAGGATCATTTTGTACATGAATTCGTGCGGGAAATATCTCTCACCTTTAGCCTCAGCATCTTTCCAGATTTCTACAATATGTTTTTGTAATCTTCTGAAAGCTTCTTCTTCAGGAATACAAGTGTCTGTTACTCTGTTTAAACCTCTTTCCAAAAGATTCCACTCATCCTGAGCTGTTAAATCTCTGTAATGAGGAACTCTTTCGTAATGAGAATGCGCCACAAGATTCATCAAATCTTCTTCAAGGTTTGCCCCTGTACAAGAAATGAAATCTACTTTGTCCTGACGAATCATCTCAGCCAAGATTTTTCCTAATTCAGCAGTAGACATTGCACCTGCAAGTGTAATCATCATTTTTCCGCCTTCTTTAAGGTGGGCAACATATCCTTTTGATGCGTCTACCAAAGCTGCTGCGTTGAAGTGCAGATAATATTTTTCGATGAACTCAGTAATAGGTTTACTCATTATTTTAAAATTTTCACAAAGATAATGAAAGATGTTGGATGCGAAAAGTTCACAGAGATTTTAAAATAGTATTTGGGCGTATCCCTCGCCAAAACTTTCCCATCGCTCGGGTCGGGCTATTCGATACAATTCCTCGAGCCAAGCTTTTCCCATCTCTTTCTGCGGGATTTCCTCTGCTATCCCTTACGCAAAGCAGTCCTCCGAAAAAAAAAATTAGAACTTAAAACGTCTGTTCTCTTTTTTATCTGAAAGTTTCTTTTTGGTGTCTAATCTCTTCTGAACTTTAGCCTTAGAAGGTTTTGTTTTATATCTCGCTTTAGGAATAATGACTGATTCATTGACGATTTCCAAAATTTTCTCAGTGGCAATTTTTTTATTCTGCAATTGCGTTCGTGACTCTGAGACAGTTAATTGTAAAATTCCGTCCAGATTAATTCGGTTTTTAAGCTTTTCACTAATTAATCTTTTTTGAAAAACATTAAAAAAATCAGAATCCTGCACCTTCCACATTACTGTTACAGAAGTTTCTACTTTGTTCACGTTTTGTCCACCTGCGCCGCTGCTGCGAGACGTTTTGTAAGTTAATTCTGTAGTAAAGTTTTTCATAATTTATATTTTTTGATGAATCAAAATTCCCCTTTTTTGGAAGGTTTAGTTTAAAAGAATTTATGTATATCCGTTTTTTATCATACTGCTAAAATAATCAGTCATTTTGTCATTCTGAAAGAATCTCAACACACTGAAAATAAACAATTTTAGATTCCTGCGGAATGACAAACCAAGTGTTAAAAACTAAGTTATTACCAATTACGGACATTCATGAAAGAATTACAATATATTTTATTGAATACTACTCATTAATTCTAACCGATTTACTTTTCCATTCGGTGTCCTTGGAATTTTTTCTACAAAAATAATTTCTTTAGGCTTATGGAATTTTTGTTGATAGTTGATGGTTGATAGTTGATGGATTAATAATTCAGATTCTTTGCCTTCTACGACCAAAATTAATTTTTGTCCAAAACTTTCATCTTTTATTCCTAAAAATACAACTTCATTTGGGATTTCTTTTTTCACTAAAGCTTCAAGCTGTTCAGGAAATATTTTTGCACCACCGGAATTAATAACATTATCAATTCTTCCTAAAAATTTGAACTGATTTCTGTTTTTAATTTCAACCAAATCATTGGTCTGTAATATTTCAGAATTAAGTTGAGGTGCAGAAATTCTCATACAATTTCTTTCATCCATTGAAATTTCAATACCATCAAAAACATTGAAATATTCATCCTGAGTAGGGTAGGTCTTTTTTAAAGCAATATGAGAAAGAGTTTCAGACATTCCATAGGTCTCATAAATCTGAGTGGGAGAGTTGGAGGGTAGGAGAGTTTGATTGATTTTGCTTTTTAAAGATTCGGAAACAGCGGCGCCACCAATAATCAGATTTTTTATGAAATGAATTTTATCTAAGGAATTTTCAACCTGTAATGGGGTCATCGCACAGAAGTCAATATTCTCATTTAAATTTTCTAATGGTTTTAAAGAAGGATTTGAAATAATAAGTTTTAATTTTCTGGTAATTGCTCGTACTACCATCATTTTTCCTGAAATATATTCTATTGGCAAGCAAATTAAAGCAGTATCTTCTTCTTTTAAACCTAAAAAATCGCAGGTCATCTCTGCTGAATTAAGCATTTTTTCCTTTTCAATTTCAATAATTTTAGGAATGCCAGTGGACCCCGAAGTCTGCACTTTTACCATTTTTGAATCTGAAAACCATTCTTCGAGAAAAAAAAACACTTTTTTCTCAAAATCAGTTTCGGGATGTAAATTATTAATTTCGAGATTATTGAAGTCGAATAGCATATTCACGGGGTTAAATTGTAAGTGTAAATTTAAAGAAAAATTAAAAAATGATTTGCAAATAAAGAAAAAAGCTTTAAATTTGCATCACCAAAATAAAACAGACCCATGGTGTAACGGTAGCACTCTGGTTTTTGGTACCATCAGTTGGGGTTCGAATCCCTGTGGGTCTACAATCAAGGAGAAATGATCAAAATGATCATTTCTCTTTTTTTTTACACCTCCTAACTCATTATTAATCTTAAAGATATGGTGTGCTATGAGGTTAATTCGGGCGGTTCGATAATGTTTTCCGTCAAATTCCAATTTTTCAGGAAATATCGAACCAATTATTGCTCGCTTTGTCTCAATGTCCCCTTCTTGATACTGTTTTCCGATATTTTGAAGTGTCTCTAGGCCTTGTTCGAGCAGTTTATCTATATTGCTAATTTGAGGGATTGAACTTTTATTCAGTTCTTCTTCCAACTTTGAAATCCGATCTTTGCATTCTCTTTTAATCTCCAGATATTCATCATCATCAATTATCTCGGTAAGAAATTTATTTCGAGCAAAAGATAGTTTGTTATTGAGTAAGTCAATTTCGTGAGATATTTTCTTTTTCTCTTTTAATGGATCGTTAATGAAGTTCTGATAATTCTCTGTCAAAAGCATTTTTAGATATTTTTTAACTGGTGCATTCATTTCGAATGCCATCAATCCTTCTTCAAAAACTTTATTGACAAGTTCCGCTCTTTCTCTGAAACCGCAGGTAGAATTACAATGGTAATAATAGTATCGATTATTTCGACCTCTCGAAGCACTGGCAGTAATTGTCTTACCACAGTTAGGGCACGTTAGAAACCCTCGAAGAGGAAAGTTCTCCTGAACAGTGATTTTTGTGTTCGGTCTTTGAGGTCGTTTCTTGCCATCTAATATTTCTTGTACCTTGTCAAAAAGTTCCTCACTGATCAAAGCTTCATGTTGACCTTCTACAAAACAAGCTTCCTCATCTTTATGCTTTGGAACAAACACTTTACCGCAATAAATGGGATTACGAATAGCTATATGAAAAGATGTCCTGCTCACACTTTTTCTCAAAGACTCATTTATCTTAGTTCTTATAGAGTTACTTGCATAAATTCCTTTTGACAACTCATTAAATGCCCACTTCATTTTTGTTGCTTCCGGTTCTTTGATTGCAATATATTTTTTCCCATTCTCTGTAATCTTATTTGAATATCCAAATGGAGCTTTGCCCATAACACGACCTTCTTTAACAGCCCTTCTCATCCCATAAAAAACATTGAGTGCTCTTCTGTCATTTTCAACTTCAGGCGCAGCCAGATAGATAGCCAACATCATTTTGTTTTCAGGGATGGAAAGATCAAGCGGTTGTTCAACGGCTTGTAATTCTACACCCAATTTTGATAGGATGCTTATCATCTGATAGGCATCGCCGGCGTTTCTGCTAAAACGATCCCATTTCGTAAACAAAATGACATTGGTTTTAGAACTTCTCTTCTTAAGTTCAGTCAAAAGCTTTTTCCATTCAGGACGGTTAAAAGATTTTGCAGAATGATCTTCATAAATAACATTACCTACAGTAAAATTATTTTGTGAACAGAAACGTCTTAAACGTTCTTCCTGATCTCTTTGGGAATAACCTTTATCCGCTTGTTCATCTGTCGATACACGTATATATAGATCTGCTGTTTTCATAATTTTTAAATTTAATTCTGTTGAGTAATATTGAACTATGGTAGAATAATAGAATGTCAGATTTATCAGAAGTCGGTATTCTATTAATCAGTATCATTTCTGATCAGTATCGAAATACTTTTTGATGACCATTAAAGTAAGATTGTACAGAAATTCCATTATCTGCTCAGCTTCCTCTTTGGTCAATTCCATACCTTCTGACCGGAAATATTCAATTACTTCCTCAATTGGTATTTTTTTTATTTCCTTTGACTGAGACATAAATGCAGAATTTCCCTAAATATAATTTAGAGAAATTCCAACATTAGATAATTGATATGTATTGGCATCAATAGTCTTTATTAGTCTCCCTTCTCATTGATATCTCAATAATATAATCTTGTTTTATTTCCTTTTTCTCTTCGGAGCAGGCTTCAATTCACCTGAAAAATCAAACATATTTACTTGACTTCCTTCGAATGGATTGTATGAAGGTTGGTAGTCGAAATAACCTAAAGAATGTAGTTCCTTTATACATTTATGATAAGTAGCTCTTGAGTGTATTT is drawn from Chryseobacterium muglaense and contains these coding sequences:
- a CDS encoding serine hydrolase domain-containing protein gives rise to the protein MKIRFFLLVLTVLLTNALSAQELNNPKETKKLHQNSTEQKLEINQIDSVMTKSYERGLFNGNILIAKNNKIIYQKSFGFTDETKQTKLNSKSIFNIGSIAKEFNAVSIMILVERGLLNLDDPISKFNLGLPKWSEKVTIRHLINYASGIPKIESGLDPVSDADAWQILRSSDSLLFEPGTSYKYDNGNVFLQRRIIEKVTGLSFEEFVTKNIIRPLKMTNSIFDPKFGFKNRTSCYDMDNLRCPEMNFISGWLWVDINDLYKWIEAMNSNRLISKEFFQILLNNPYAKEEGGSLGRYYEKESLQRHNGISYKFESIFLNDFKNNITIILLSNNLNRVWDLGYTVHNLMLGKDYEILKKSIYQAIRKESLNDISKAIETYYLLKENSKNEYSFDNPSELNKLGYELLRLGKINESITVFKLATKEFPKNANLFDSLGEVYFTNKQYNLALTSYKTAISLGGTNGNAEKMIEKIGKEMGK
- a CDS encoding serine hydrolase gives rise to the protein MKKLNLIVLLFLSLNIFAQNVNEKIKLFETNLNHWDKTKKKFTLKERMAFYNANAVSIAVIKDYKIEWVKAYGFADVSEKRMATPQTLFQAASISKSINSLGILKLVQEGKLSLDDDINNYLKTWKFPYDETSKGKKITIANLLSHTAGLSVHGFGGYEKGAKLPTTIEILDGLKPSNSKAVRSVFEPGFKFEYSGGGTTISQLILENTTGEKYENYMLKNVLIPLGMSTSSFSQPPAKDKESLLATAYINGKEVKGKYHIYPEKAAAGLWTNPTDLANYIIETQLSLLGKSNKILSKEMSEKRLNNNLGVFLNDFKGTKYFGHSGGNEGFVCYYGGSLEKGNGIVIMTNGSNFKLVEEIISSIASLNEWKNFPLEPIKESIALTIKKECEKNIDKGIALYKKLKKTQPNNYNFSNEGELNSLGYEFLQNNKIDSAIKIFTLNINEFPKSANVYDSRGEAYFNKKEYLLSKTDYQKVLDLDPSNQNAKEMLLKIEAVLKNK
- a CDS encoding alpha/beta hydrolase — its product is MKAKATITFLFIIITQLFQAQIDDKFYQPSKELKQIDLKFENISIPVEKDTITAILLKPNTAKPKATILFFHGAAGNVSTYLFMVKPLVEAGFQVAMVDFRGYGKSTGTPTHINVAADGQKFFDTMLSRKDIKNTKVLIYGASLGSQVSTHLAKNNKNKISGLVIDGGMSSFADIAAVFAPQFKDALAKMLASVYSAKEDIKATEGLPKLFIYSKNDKTVPFSQGEEIYKNAPEPKQFFEFTADHLGAVTEKPADIVKAIEALIK
- a CDS encoding MGMT family protein; the encoded protein is MNEIFKQQVWEITKLVPKGKVTSYGAIAKAVGFPNHSRHVGKAMGGCPKDVPAHRVISSSGILSVPEFQPKLEAEGITIDNFRVKNFKNLFWNPLDEL
- a CDS encoding acyltransferase family protein, encoding METLQKNKFDALTGMRAIAAIMVFVYHNRKYWRYDLPFEVMRFISEWHIGVTVFFVLSGFLLAYRYEEKPLDSKKSYLKYILLRIARIFPLYWILLSFYFIDTSYSKGVDTYFLQYSLFYSLFERYSVSGIVQAWSLTVEFFFYILAPFLFLLLKKSWKYCILFLIGLFLLGWGIGVGLKEFNGNPKGFLYPLQFMIGSTFFGRSLEFFFGMLLAYLMKKEKGIQFLNKIKKPTLWGGVSILILIFAIRFFARNNFVHGVERWEGRLIHELFLPLGIIIFFWGLMTEKTWVSKILSTKFFILLGNASFAFYLIHLSYFNMKLKSYVYLPDKNFVLLWICSIVIYLFIEKPLYEGCRKLIAKIS
- a CDS encoding deoxyhypusine synthase family protein, which encodes MSKPITEFIEKYYLHFNAAALVDASKGYVAHLKEGGKMMITLAGAMSTAELGKILAEMIRQDKVDFISCTGANLEEDLMNLVAHSHYERVPHYRDLTAQDEWNLLERGLNRVTDTCIPEEEAFRRLQKHIVEIWKDAEAKGERYFPHEFMYKMILSGVLEQYYEIPRENSWMIAAAEKNLPIVVPGWEDSTMGNIFASYCIKGELTATTTKSGIEYMTYLADWYTKNSAGKGVGFFQIGGGIAGDFPICVVPMLYQDMEMHDIPFWSYFCQISDSTTSYGSYSGAVPNEKITWGKLDITTPKYIVESDATICAPLMFSYILEN
- the arfB gene encoding alternative ribosome rescue aminoacyl-tRNA hydrolase ArfB, with the translated sequence MKNFTTELTYKTSRSSGAGGQNVNKVETSVTVMWKVQDSDFFNVFQKRLISEKLKNRINLDGILQLTVSESRTQLQNKKIATEKILEIVNESVIIPKARYKTKPSKAKVQKRLDTKKKLSDKKENRRFKF
- a CDS encoding AMP-binding protein, translated to MLFDFNNLEINNLHPETDFEKKVFFFLEEWFSDSKMVKVQTSGSTGIPKIIEIEKEKMLNSAEMTCDFLGLKEEDTALICLPIEYISGKMMVVRAITRKLKLIISNPSLKPLENLNENIDFCAMTPLQVENSLDKIHFIKNLIIGGAAVSESLKSKINQTLLPSNSPTQIYETYGMSETLSHIALKKTYPTQDEYFNVFDGIEISMDERNCMRISAPQLNSEILQTNDLVEIKNRNQFKFLGRIDNVINSGGAKIFPEQLEALVKKEIPNEVVFLGIKDESFGQKLILVVEGKESELLIHQLSTINYQQKFHKPKEIIFVEKIPRTPNGKVNRLELMSSIQ